From the genome of Pleuronectes platessa chromosome 19, fPlePla1.1, whole genome shotgun sequence:
CAgatgttgtctttttttctttcctctcctttttcaaatcacagccagccaggccAGAGACCTGCTGTCTAAGATGTTGATCATCGACCCGGCTAAACGGATATCTGTGGACGAGGCCTTACAGCACCCCTACATCAACGTGTGGTACGACCCGGCTGAGGTGGAGGCGGTGAGTAGGCCTTTGGCAGGACTGTGCATTGTTTACATGAGATGTCGACATCATTTTTGTTGTCGACATCTCATTTAAATCTTCTCTCCCATTTATGATTTTTCTTCTTAAATCTTTTTTGGGAGCTTTTCCTCCtagattaaagttttttaaatacatatttttaacaGCTACGCCGTCAAAGAGTGACTCTAACATAAGAGAGGTGGTGTCTCTGTTGTATTCTGTGAACTTTTTCATCAGCGCCTCATTAGTATGAGGTGAAAGTGAGATTGGGAAATAAAAAAGCCAATCTCCAGCTGGATACAGTTGAACAGATACCACACTGTTGAGTGCATGAGCAGGTgatgaatttattttaattttttgaaaGCAAAGCCTTACTGGTTAGCCTTACTGGCCACATACACCTCTATTGTAGTGTTGAATCGTTTATGGAAAGTTTTTATGACTGTACCCATGTCTTGTGATGTGTAGTTGCTCGTACTGGTGACGGTTCCAATGAATGATATTGGTGTCAGAGTTGATGTGGTATGTATAATATGGCTGTGAATGAAACCCCGTTTTCTGCTGTTCTCCCCTTCTCTAATGTCACCTCATGCTGATGAAGGCCAGAGATCTCATCCAAATATCCATGGTAAATAACAACCGCCCAACATCGAGAagcaaggaaagaaaagaaagaaagaaaaatgactCCTCTATCGGTCTTTTGTTTCTGAAGGCTGGAGAAAGCACTTATAGAtcaaaataaattcataatatgatatatatgaTATGAATCAGGTTTAAGATATTAAGTTGAGCAGTGCCAACTCCTGGACGACACAAGTCTCACCTCTGTCCTGCTGTGGCTGCCGGACGCTGACCTGTAAATGTCATACGTAtttgtgaggaagaggaggaggaggaggaggaggaggagaaggaggaggattaTGTTTCCATATCTCTGTGAATAAGTGATAAGAGGAGGCTGTCTGAACACCAGACGACATTTTTCTGTCCCATTAGATGAAATGACAAACCTCTTGCTGTTCATGTTCTTACCTCAGTGTCTGTGTCCGGTATTCAACCCTGATTGTAAAGCTCTAAAACATTGTGATGTGTAATTTGCCTCGAGGACAAAACAATTGCATTGTTGAGAGTTTATTTTGAGTGAATATACTTCATGAAATGTTGAATTATGTTAATAGATATATTTCTTTTGTTCAGACATTTTTTTCATACCCATATTTTTTAGTGATTTATCACTAATTTCACCTAAAGCTGTATAAtattgaatctttttttttaaatgggtatTCTATCTGGAGATTCTCAGTGTTAACAGACACATTCATTTTATACTGAATTAATATTGTTGATGGGGTTGTTTAGCTAAACTGTCACTAaaatgcactctctctctctctctctctctctctctctctctctctctcgctctctctctctctctttctctctttctctccctccccctcagcCTCCACCTGCGATCTATGACAAGCAGCTGGATGAAAGAGAACACTCCATTGATGAATGGAAAGGTGAGAATACttatttaaaactattaataatatgatatatatattgtaGTAGAAATGaccaaaagtaaataaaatagtCTGGCAAAATGAGGAAATTCTGTATGTGAGCTGTATGTTCTGAGAATGTATCACAAAAACAACTTATAAGCCAatacttatttatatttcatactATTGTACTTTCATGTACGTATCCttaattgtatttaaaaaaagaaatcaaaatatatcaaataaaatgaatataataatataaatgaccaaaagaaagtaaaatactTACATTAAAGTTATCCTCTGTGTACATTTACCTTAGGCCTTAAAGCCCCATTACAGCGTCACTGCAGCTTCTGTTGAAGGATATGAAGGATTGAATATAGTTTTGTGTACATGTTTCGTTGACCCTCTCTCGTTACTCTGCTCCCTGCTAGAACTCATCTACAaagaggtgatgaactttgaggAGAGAACGAAGAATGGCGTAGTGAAGGGACAACCTTCACCTTCAGGTACTCTCAGTGCATAACCCTAATGACTCTGTAAGTGAATCTACTATAATCTCTCTGGAGTTTTCCCCCCTTTGTAAATAGAGTTACCCATTGTGCTGTTGACCATGTGTCCCCGTCTCTTGCATCTCAAGTTAAATGTCGTTGAGTTCAGTGGTGTCGTCCTGTGTATTCGTTAAAAGGAAACTCTCAGACAGCTAATTGATAATAACTGCTAATATCGTGTATATATGTTTGAAACATGTCATGGGTAAAGGTTCGGGTCCGATGggatccatcacagggaagctGCAGCTCATATTTACGCTTCTCTGCAAATGACCTCGAAGGAGATGCAGTTTTCATAGTTGGCCACCGAGAGGCAGTATGGAGGCACGTTGATTGTTGTTATTTCTTCATTAGAGCAGCAGCTTTTCTTCACTAAAGAAAAGACATTGGGTCAGTTTAGAAGATGAGAAACAAATATCATCCTGCACAGACAACAGCGCTACCTGCTGTTCATTAGAGGTGATGGCGGGATGTGCGAGAGACAAAATGAATGTGCTGACCTCACGCAGCTGACCTTTAAAACATCAACTTATACCAAGCAGCatttcaacaacacacacacacacacacacacacacacacacacacacacacacacacacacacacacacacacacacacacacacacaccttccatcATTATTACACACAATAAGAGTTATAATCCCACATCATAGCTTTTGCTCGCTTTTTCTAAGATAACTATTAATTAAGTTATGATTTTAAACCttaattaatgtttttgtctCAGTAATTTGTACTATGGTTGACGTGGAGGTCATTATTCTCCTCCTGCATGGCCATTTTAACAGATATTTATGATGTAACACTGTGAAGCTGACTtaagacatttgcgttctcacacaTGGCCCGTCTGGATAATTTCAGGTTAACGTCGGCCACTAAACCTGAATTACTGTCGCTTTATTGTGGGTCAGCTGAAATGCCCACCAGCCTCCTTTAAGCCATTACAGCCCACAgggaacagacacaaacactgcacGTGCCCTCTGTGCAAAGGATGGGACGGTCATTATGCTCATATTTTAAATACGCGTATATTCTCATACTTCTGGCTTTGCTCTTTCAACCCACAACTCCTGTGGAAAGCAGTCCCTccattttttgtcttttaatgtCTTGGTCGATTTATTGGGGAGAGCAGAATCCGCTCTCTAAGGATGTAATGAAAGTGTCGTCCAAACCCGCGGAGGATGAAGTGTGCGATTCCTTTTACACCTTCTGATCCTTCTTGTTTAAGACGGAGGTTAACAGCCTCGTCCGCTCGCCCACAGCTCGCAGGCTGAATTAATGAGAGCTCAAAAAAGTTCACAGCGGGACGTGTTGGCTGCTTCCATCTCGACTTTGAAACGAGATCGATATCGGTAAATTGGATTGGTGTATTAAAGAAGAAAGACTGTCCTcagtaaaaagataaaaacctACCTAGTGCTTTCCACTATGTCCAACCATCGCAGATCCTTTAATCCTTTAATAATACTTGAATGCTGAATACAAGTTCAAAATAAACTATAAGACgcttttttaaattatgcaaacaaccaCACACTACGCTACAGCATAGAtcgtaaagatggacgacctgagGGCTCCCCAAATGTGAAGCCGAAGCATCTTGATCCCCTCCTggtggctgcagtatagcttaTAAACCCTGCCTACTCCATGTTAGTTGAAGGGGCATGAGCCAAACAAAACGTTAAAGCACACgttaaacacattttctcaaagatgttttctttgttgttttagATAGTTCTACGTTCAACGATAAAACATaacgattgacagctgactctgACACATGATTGGTCAAGAGCGTTTATCGTTTGTATCTGCAGTATATTGGCTTCATTTCAGAATagtgggaggagctggagacgtgtcgtccatctttacatacagtctttGCTCTGGAGCTTTTCATGATCTTCCCTGTGGACCCCACTGGACCCAAGCCTTCATCGATGTCTCATATAGACTCACATGTGATTGTCTTGTCCCACAGCTGTTGAACAAACTCATTTATACTCAATGTATGTGATCACTCCTCTCACTATATCTACCCTCGGTGTGCACTCCCCTGGCTGCATGTCTGCTCCCGTCTTCGCCCGGGACTCTTTTACGTTTTAACCCCCTGCTGCTGTTGATTCCCTTAGCACAGGTGCAGCCGTGAACAGCAGCGagagcctccctccctcctcctccatcaacGACATCTCCTCCATGTCCACCGACCAGACCCTGGCCTCAGACACTGACAGCAGCTTGGAGACCTCCGCAGGACCCCTGGGGTGTTGCAGGTGACTAGCAGCCTGCCTGCGCAACCCCATGTTCTTCCGGAGGTGAAGAACCCAACGAtcgaaatggaaaaaaaagaaatagtaaaaaaaaaagagaaaagatcaaaattaatatatattaagagCAAAAAAGTTATGGGATCTGAAATGATGAAATCTAAAAGCCTGTGCATTGTCATTCAAAAACAGCAGTGGTATTTAAACTGAAGTAAATGAGCTGAGGTGTATGTTAACGATTCTCTAGTTGCTTTGCTTATATTACCCAAATATCTTGTATATGGCATCCGCAACAACACGACCAAACGCTTGGACTGGCATCCTCAAAGTGCAAAGTGCATATTGGCTGGCTGCTGGTCTCCCAACTCCTCACAAATGCATTTATGCTCCAGTCATTGTGGCAAGGTGGGCTGCCCATTGTGCTCATCGCTACTGTACAATACAAACCCCATTCTCCTTTTAccccctctttcccccccccccccccccccccacccggccCTTATGTAACGACACTGCTGTATTTCAACCCCCCAGCCCGACACAATCCCCGATGTAAGGTTGCCTGAatttgcgtgtttgtgtgtggttacaCTGCAGGGATACGTAGTCACTCTCACCCAGAGCGACGCCACACCCCCTGTGATACTTGTAAATAATGTAATTCTGTACAGCTGAAGGGCACACAGAGTGGGACTGACGGCCAGTACACTGGGAGTTTCTGCTTGGTTTATATTTTAAACTTCATTTTCCACACTATAGCGCACCTTGCCACGTCGCCGCTTTCCACCTCAGttgcacccccacccccccccccccccgcctatCGCTGTAGCTCTGCATGATTAGATTTAAAACAGTGCTAATCTCACTGTATGCTGAAAATGAGTCTGCATAGAGACTTTTGTTTATATATGCTGTAAAACTAACACAACTCCAAGACAAGTGGggggagaatgtgtgtgtgtgtgtgtgtgtgagtgcgtgtgtgtcactgaggctacatccacactactgtCTCTCCATAGGCCACTCTGTCGTTTTAGAGCTCCTAAAATGAAGAAGTTCGGAAAACGCTGCTTAAAACGctgtttgagtttgaaaacatgtttttagtctggacggatagaaacagagatgtttggaaacaaagATGCAAcctcttgctgattgggtctttgcGGTCACGACATAGCCtttgctgattcgtcaggctcctgtcacaCGACCCCCTTCCAGAACCAAAACAACCGGCATCAGCCTCGGTGTAGAACCAGTGTACAACACAACACGATAATGAATTCCGAGCGGACGGGGATTTATTCTGATATGGAGCCTAAACACTTGTGTGGACAGTGATTGTTTTCGTTTGAAAGTggcattttcaaattaaaacatagtcctgtggatgtagcctcagaCTTCAGCGAATGTCAGGCCTGCGTTTGGACTCAAAAGGGTCATCACCCTCCCAAACAACGGATTTGTGCGTAATGTCCCTTTCTTTTTATTATCCCTGGCAGCATATGATTGGCTCCTCCACCACTTCTGCATGTCATTGTGTACCAATAACCCCTCCTAGGCACACGAGGTCGGTCTATATTCCCCTTTGGCGCCCCCACTCGCGTATGATTTAACTCTTTGATACACCACACACTTTCAGAAGGAGAAACGAGTGACATGGTAGTTTGAAGGCGGCCGATGAGTGTTAACGTCGTAGCAATGACTTTAAATTTCAAGTCACGCCCCCAGAAAAAACACATGCTGTGTTTTTCATATATAAAGGGAACTGGACACAGGCACCCCCGTCCGctatgttttatttctcagctgtgatattgatttattgatttatttatttattgaaacaGATGGAACCTGAATATGGCAAGTGCCTTTTAGAATGAAGCATTGCAGGTGCAGGGagtgtattttttttgggggggtataTATTTTtcactgcttcttctttttctgcctTAAAACTTATTGTAATCGACAAAGCCACCAGATCTTTTtgtgcaggaaaaaaagaaaaacacttttcgTTGCCACTCGAATTTAGTGTGTGAGATTGCTTTCCTTATTGCTTCTGACAAATCCAGTGCTTACGCTAGTGTTTTTCACATCATGGAAGGTTTGCTGCTGTCTTACATTTTCCAATTCCAGTTCTGCAACTATTAACCAGTTCCCATAAAACAGGGAGACCATATTTTCTCAAACTGGGACACAAACGTGTACAGCCCACTAAGTCACATCTAACCTCTTGTAAAAAATCCATTTTATTTCCGAGAGTAGGTGTAGAGTGTGTTTGACTGAGTGGAATCGAAGGAGACAGTAACCGCACCTATCTATCTactctatttatctatctcaCGGGTCACAACAAGGCTTTGAGCTGCAATATACAATGGCTGCATTCGAGGAGTTGCTGAGCACTTGATTTGTCACATGTTTAATTTTGTGCATACCATATTTATTCTTCGTTTAATAGGAATAAGGGAAGATTTCGTCACTATTATCAATTACAAAGTCTTATTTTACGAGTAGTGAAATAACGTCTGTGATCTATGTTtgtatgaagagaagaaacaaatTACTCTCGGCTTCATGCACAGTTCTCATCAAAGATTGGATCGCCTGTTTTGCAGTGGTATCACTTGACAATCAGGTAAAATGGggtacaaaaaaatcaagcgcACACCCTTAATAAAGTGCATTTCTCTGCCAAGGCCCTTTGAATCAAGAagaaccaaattgcacacactaatATATATCAGTCCCATTAATATGCCtttttctcatcaagatccCATGAATTATTGActgggaaaatggtgaaaatgttggGGACAGTGAAATAAATTCCCGGATCCACCCCCTGATTCGGATCTGCAACAGAGTTCGTTGGGTTCTACCCTGACCGATATTGCAACCTCCCCGCAAAGCTCACAGACCCAACTTCAAACAGCTACTTTGTTAACACTCACTCTGCCAGTGGCTCGTGTGCAGTGAacctcacacacgcacgcacagactCACACGCACCTCCACAGAGCGACGAGGGTAACTGAGGGCGGGCGTCTCCAGGATAAGGCTTCAGGCTCTAGCTTGGCTTTGTGGTCAGGGTCCCGGGCCAGGGCAATGTGTCAGAACAGGGTGCAGCTTTGAAATTCTTTgtgctttgaaaaaaaatatatatatgtctcGATCAATTTCTCACAAAGGGGTCTTTAGTGTTTGAgtccgcccccccccaccccctgcccCCACAGACACTACATACTTCACAGGGCATTTTAAACCGTCCCGACGACACTCTCCTCTTCAGCATCCGTACATGTTCTGGTCAAACAAAAAGTGAAACATATaatgattctttttttctctgaatGTGAACTTTCTTACTTTTTGTAAGACATCCCCTCAGAGGAGTCTGTGGTAATAAAAAAGGTGCTTTTGTGCCTGAAGCTGAAACGAGTCAGACACAGAAGCCGCCGGGTTGTCGAGCACTGAATGTAGAGATGAATACGTTTCACAATGACGCACATCGATGTGTacgtgtgagcgtgtgtgtgtgtgtgtgattttaaatTAACCAGCATTCAACTCAAACAGTCTGGATTTTACagaactttattttctttcgGACGTAAGATCATGACTTGTGTGCGATTGGCTAAAAGAATGTTGAGTCAGTCATGTGTTTGAAAAGTCCATGTATGTATTTAGGTTCAGTCACATTAACTTACAACTACACACGTGTCAGCTACAATAGCTGATCATCAATTCAGATCACAAGGTCTCACGTGGATTCAGGATCCAGTCATTTGTAACATGGCGATGAGCCGACTCGTCATTCAGACACAATGTTAGCGCTGGTGTGAAAAGTTAGGATGCACCCTGTACTCGGTACTCGTGCTCCCCAGCTCATTGGATTCcacctcttctcttttctttccgaGTCACATTGTAAATAACAACGATACAACAGGGCAATAAACACGTTATTGCACTCAAGACAGGGAGGCGAGCTACTGCGAAGGGTCGGGCGACGCAGAAAAGGTTTTAAATGTGGACGAAACCCCGCAGAGCTCATCTGAATCAGGGGATGTTGTTCTTCGAggattccctctctctctctctctctcgtttctTTTAAGCCGTGCTGTTTTAATGAACCATTCTCTTGACATCGTCAGGTTATTGAAatccaagaaaaaaaagaagtgtatCCGTTTCACGCTGATCTCAAAGCTTCAGGCTAAAGCGTTTCAAATAAAGTCAAAACAAAcgcagaagaaaaagaaaaaaataatactgaAAGCTGTacctgtaaacacaacattttaaaggAACTGTGTATGTAAAAATAGTATATGTATgtgatggaaaataaacataaactttGATCTTAGAGAACAGAGTACTGTGTTTCTTTTACCTGGGCTTAtatccatttatccatccatttatccatccacTCATCTatccactcatccatccatacaCCCATTTATCCGCGCATCGGAGACAGGGATGAAATGCAAACTCCACTCAGGACAACGCCTGGGAAAgcctgggattcaaaccactACATTCAGGCCTTCTtatcaatagaaaccacttgtCCAATGTGTCGCAGTGACAGAGCTACAGTCCCACCTGCAAAGTCTCTACTCCTGTATCAGACATACAATCTAATATCTGGCAGGGAAGCTTCAAGGCAATAtcagatttatatattttttaaggtaTTTCCAATGATTTATCTTATTGACTGTCACATTTCTCCAGGTCCTTTGACTTCTTATTGGATTGTCCAGTCATAGAAGATGTTATGGGACCTCATAAATTGAGCATACGTTTTTACAATATGAAAgatgtgtcaaaataaaagattacTATCACACCTAATCctatttcatgttttcattttgtgatttaaaaaaattaattgagCAATTTTTTTGGGGTTTTGGGTCATTAGCCAGAGAACATCAAAAACTGATCTTGGGATGTGACGAGCAACTTAACAAAATAAGAGTCAAATATTAATTGAGTGAAGTCGtaactgtgtgtatgtggggcGAGCAACATTCTTGCATTTCTCCCtgcattaaatacaaaaaaatgtaaagacaGACAGTAACAGGAAAATGCATCTTTAttcatattaaatcatttttttcaaagtcCCCCTGTGTATCAAGTATCATGTCACGAAATCACTCCTCCCTCCCAGCCGTCCTCTCGCTCTCACTGCGTCCACGGCTCTTTTGTGTGGAATTCACAGAATGAGGTGACACTGTCGGCTTGGCTTAAGCCTATTATTTCCCAGTGAGGGCTGCAGAATGAGAAGAAGCacagtcgccccccccccccctttctctccctcattcaGTTGTTCAGgcactttttcttcttctactgctcTGTGTGCACATTCCAGATGTCCTGCAATGACCAGCAGCAGGcgtgcgcgcgcacacacacagacacacacacatacaaacaactcAGAGAAGCCCAGCCCTGGTCTGTGCTGAGATGGGACCTGTTCTGCACCAGTCAAATCCACGTTTGGTTCGAAGCTGAATAAATGCACTCCCAGGGACTTCATGAAAGACGCGGCCACTTCGGAGACACCGGCCCTCGTGCACGGTCATGCGAGAATTTCAAGCTGTAAATGTTGCCAGACTTGgtgctgaacccccccccccccttttcacaGTCATGATACAAAAGCGCAACTGTGCTGTAGCTGCAGCTTGTTATTCTGAGCAGAGGTGAGGATGGGAAGTGTCCGGTGGGAGAAATGCTCAGAAGTCTACAGAGGAGTATTTCTAGCAGACTGTAAGCTGGTATTCACGTGAGCATCAACATCGACACCATCACTAACTGGGGAAAGCACATGCTGTCACCTGCATTTACGAATCCGCCAcaggcatttttttatttcaatcttGGATTTACACCTACGCGCAGGTCGTCACCGTGCAAATGTATTTCTCTTACAAGTGACATCATTCTTCCGATCAGCATCAGTCCATTTAGAATACCTGCCACGTCCGGGTGAATACGCTTAAAACCACAGTACAGACTAACAATTAGTGTCTACACTTATAAAATATTTACAGTACAggctcgtttttttttttggtcatgGGGTAGAATagaacacaacagcacagaagCACAGGCACATGTACAGTATACCGTCCCATTGAAGTGATACAACATTCAGTACCAACTGGAGCGACACTAAACAAAACATGTAAGTGCAaggaaagaaatataaaatatcacaCATTGATAACTTTGCTTTAAATATCAGATAAACATTCACGCCGtacttttcatttctctttacatacatctgctgctgtggtttgtCTGCATGGCTTCCCTCTATGTACACAAGCAGATACAGAGTTACACACGGAACTATAggatgtttctttcttttttttttttttggttagattttaaaaatgattaaagACAGGGAGGAGATTTGGCATCGTCGTCAAGTCTGTTTTATTTCCACCTTTTcgctttttaaatgtttattcttcCCCTTCTATCCGGCTCTAGGAGCTAATATAAAATAATGGTGGCACTGTAAATCCTCAGGTTTACAGTCCCTTTATTCCACCACCGGGTCAGATGAGCAGGTACCGCGACAGGTTCTGAGAGGGTTGGGCGAGTGTTTAAATAATGTTGTATTTACAATGTCCCCTCTGACATCACTCCAGGTGACGTCTACATTTCTACAGGTGACCTGCATCGGCCGCACACCAGCTATTACTTAAATTAAAACGTGCCGTTGACGAAACTTCCCACTTTTCCTTCTAGAACAAGCAGCCAAATCCTGTTTGGAGCCTGGGTAATGTTCACATCACATTATCGAGTCTTACACAGTCCTTTCAGcaccacgtccccccccccccggcctcccTCACTGTATCCAGATGGCGTTGGTGCGATCTGGCCGGCGAGGGTCGGCGGCCGGGGCCGTGGCGGTGCCGGTCGCGGTGAGGTCGCTGAACGTGGAGAAGAACTGCTCCATCTCTTTCTGCAGCATCTGGTTTCGCCGCTCGGCGTCGTCCTTGGCGCGCTCGGCGTTGCGCAGCTTGATCTCGGCCATGGTGTActtcttcctctcctggtcCAGCTCCTCGTGGAGGTTCACCATCTCCGTCTCCAGCTCCAGGTTGCGCTGCTCCAAGCTGCGGGGGAGGTTGAGGTACAGGATTAGGAAAACTGACCCAAACAAGGAGGAAGGCTGCAATTTCGTTTAACCTTCAATACACTTAATGAATAACATGCTGCAGCTTGAGTAGGTGTTTTTTCAAATTCATCCAAGGCTAAAACTGTTTACCACAATACATCCAgatctttcacagacatatcttTATCAgcatttatgtaaaaatgtatattttacagaatgatGCAGAAAAGATGCATTCGAAATTACattcaaagtaaaataattttAGGTTTACTTTATTTTCAATTCAAGTTCTATAAATATGGCTGTAGTTTTCTCTTTATTCCTGGTTATTCTTAATAAAGGTTATGgttaaacttgaaaaaaaaatcaaggatcatttatattttttgtaaaacaaGAGTTTGataacatcttaggaatcattgcaaaatatacaaacaaaaccTGCATTTATATTTGCCTGTTTACATCTGTATCAGAAATTATTTACTGTCCAATATTGGTATTGCCCCAACAATCCATGTCAGTTGGGCTCTAATGCAAAGGGAAAATGCAATAAAGTGTCTGGGATTGTGATTGTGGTAACTTCACTTGTCCGTCCACATGGATCATACCTCTTTATCCTGGCCTCGTACTCGGTCTTCTGTTTGTGCATCTCCTGTTTGAGGCTGGCCACTAAGCTGTGCAGAGCGCTGTGGCTGCCGGCTCCGTTAGCAGCAGGGAAACCGTCACTGTTCTCACTGCTGCTGGTTCCTCGGCTGCTCCTCCCCGCTCCGTCTCCTCCTGGTTCCCTGTTGCTGCCTCGGCCcacccccccttctcctcctccgccagacTGAGGAGGCTCTGTATCCGGAGCTGGTCCGTCCAGGTCCTCGTAGTGACCTCCATAGAAGTCCTGCTCAGgacaggtggtggtggaggaacgACAGGAGGTGGAGTTGTCGGGAAGAGAGATTTCACAGGAGGACGTGGACCAGGTGGCGCTGTCCACGCTCTGCTTGTCCTCGCAGCTGCTGTTGAGACACGTGTTGGTGATCTGgttctgcagctgcaggttCTGGTGGTTTAACTGGACATTGTCGTACGTGGACAGGCGATTCTGATTGGCGGTTTGTTCCCCGTTGGAGCCGTCGCGGGTTTTGTTGCTCGACCGTAACGTGACGCAGCCGTTCGGGGCCCAGAGGCCGTTGCGGCCGTGTAGGCTCCCTGTGACCACATCAGTGCCTGAAACGCCCATGCGCACAACTCCGTTCCCGACAGTGCTGCTCCCACCCGCCACGCCGCTGGTGCCCATTTTTGTGCCCGAGCCTTTGAGGGCCCCGCTGCGGCGCATCGGTAAACTCCCTCCTCCACCCAGAGTCTGGCTCTTCTCTTGATTGGGGTCCGAGGAGGgcgaggagctgaaggagccgTTTGTGACAATCCCGCTGCCTTTACTGTACGCCGGGTTCTTTTTAATAGTCAGTGGGGGGCTGCGGGTGATGTCGAAGCGTCCAGTGACACCGTTGCGAGGGCTTGACGGCCGCGGGGAGCCACTCTTTTCTACGTGCTGGCGGTGCGAAGGAGACGCGGGGGCTTCCCACACACACTGGCGGACCACCTGCGCGTTGTTGTTCACGGCGTTCTGAGACACCGTGGTGACGGTGGAGGTAGTTGTGGCGGCTTGTCGCCGCGGCAGCTCGACGTTGTTGTTGACCAGCTCGAGGGCCGTGGGgctgtcctcactgtgaggGAAGAGCACGTCCTGGCGGCCGATCAAAATGGCCATGAGCTGCTGGACCAGAACGG
Proteins encoded in this window:
- the arhgap24 gene encoding rho GTPase-activating protein 24 isoform X3; this encodes MCGVSHREEDLWLNLPHECSDCVGATLFSHRLKSHSHVRAQVIDAFTGADRERMTANHETYLLMASTQNDMEDWVKTIRRVIWAPFGGGIFGQKLEETVRYERRFGTKLAPMLVEQCVDFIRQWGLQEEGLFRMPGQANLVKELQDAFDCGEKPSFDCDTDVHTVASLLKLYLRELPEPVVPFQKYDDFLASCKLLGKDDEMGMNELRRLVESLPQVNFNLLKYICRFLDEVQSYSGVNKMSVQNLATVFGPNILRPKIEDPVAIMEGTVLVQQLMAILIGRQDVLFPHSEDSPTALELVNNNVELPRRQAATTTSTVTTVSQNAVNNNAQVVRQCVWEAPASPSHRQHVEKSGSPRPSSPRNGVTGRFDITRSPPLTIKKNPAYSKGSGIVTNGSFSSSPSSDPNQEKSQTLGGGGSLPMRRSGALKGSGTKMGTSGVAGGSSTVGNGVVRMGVSGTDVVTGSLHGRNGLWAPNGCVTLRSSNKTRDGSNGEQTANQNRLSTYDNVQLNHQNLQLQNQITNTCLNSSCEDKQSVDSATWSTSSCEISLPDNSTSCRSSTTTCPEQDFYGGHYEDLDGPAPDTEPPQSGGGGEGGVGRGSNREPGGDGAGRSSRGTSSSENSDGFPAANGAGSHSALHSLVASLKQEMHKQKTEYEARIKSLEQRNLELETEMVNLHEELDQERKKYTMAEIKLRNAERAKDDAERRNQMLQKEMEQFFSTFSDLTATGTATAPAADPRRPDRTNAIWIQ
- the arhgap24 gene encoding rho GTPase-activating protein 24 isoform X5: MDLNSNPGADRERMTANHETYLLMASTQNDMEDWVKTIRRVIWAPFGGGIFGQKLEETVRYERRFGTKLAPMLVEQCVDFIRQWGLQEEGLFRMPGQANLVKELQDAFDCGEKPSFDCDTDVHTVASLLKLYLRELPEPVVPFQKYDDFLASCKLLGKDDEMGMNELRRLVESLPQVNFNLLKYICRFLDEVQSYSGVNKMSVQNLATVFGPNILRPKIEDPVAIMEGTVLVQQLMAILIGRQDVLFPHSEDSPTALELVNNNVELPRRQAATTTSTVTTVSQNAVNNNAQVVRQCVWEAPASPSHRQHVEKSGSPRPSSPRNGVTGRFDITRSPPLTIKKNPAYSKGSGIVTNGSFSSSPSSDPNQEKSQTLGGGGSLPMRRSGALKGSGTKMGTSGVAGGSSTVGNGVVRMGVSGTDVVTGSLHGRNGLWAPNGCVTLRSSNKTRDGSNGEQTANQNRLSTYDNVQLNHQNLQLQNQITNTCLNSSCEDKQSVDSATWSTSSCEISLPDNSTSCRSSTTTCPEQDFYGGHYEDLDGPAPDTEPPQSGGGGEGGVGRGSNREPGGDGAGRSSRGTSSSENSDGFPAANGAGSHSALHSLVASLKQEMHKQKTEYEARIKSLEQRNLELETEMVNLHEELDQERKKYTMAEIKLRNAERAKDDAERRNQMLQKEMEQFFSTFSDLTATGTATAPAADPRRPDRTNAIWIQ
- the arhgap24 gene encoding rho GTPase-activating protein 24 isoform X4, which encodes MEVVHPSIHSIPQYGLSDSISSHQGADRERMTANHETYLLMASTQNDMEDWVKTIRRVIWAPFGGGIFGQKLEETVRYERRFGTKLAPMLVEQCVDFIRQWGLQEEGLFRMPGQANLVKELQDAFDCGEKPSFDCDTDVHTVASLLKLYLRELPEPVVPFQKYDDFLASCKLLGKDDEMGMNELRRLVESLPQVNFNLLKYICRFLDEVQSYSGVNKMSVQNLATVFGPNILRPKIEDPVAIMEGTVLVQQLMAILIGRQDVLFPHSEDSPTALELVNNNVELPRRQAATTTSTVTTVSQNAVNNNAQVVRQCVWEAPASPSHRQHVEKSGSPRPSSPRNGVTGRFDITRSPPLTIKKNPAYSKGSGIVTNGSFSSSPSSDPNQEKSQTLGGGGSLPMRRSGALKGSGTKMGTSGVAGGSSTVGNGVVRMGVSGTDVVTGSLHGRNGLWAPNGCVTLRSSNKTRDGSNGEQTANQNRLSTYDNVQLNHQNLQLQNQITNTCLNSSCEDKQSVDSATWSTSSCEISLPDNSTSCRSSTTTCPEQDFYGGHYEDLDGPAPDTEPPQSGGGGEGGVGRGSNREPGGDGAGRSSRGTSSSENSDGFPAANGAGSHSALHSLVASLKQEMHKQKTEYEARIKSLEQRNLELETEMVNLHEELDQERKKYTMAEIKLRNAERAKDDAERRNQMLQKEMEQFFSTFSDLTATGTATAPAADPRRPDRTNAIWIQ